In Streptomyces violaceusniger Tu 4113, one DNA window encodes the following:
- a CDS encoding calcium-binding protein, protein MRMYRTMAATATLALALGGAALAAPAAQAAATTSGSLVHEDGELWYKAAAGQKNNLSVSEQIVSRGEFEDYYVLTFRDNGDITIDAEAANWDECTYPTASDHSVAQCAVEIPQNSDDSDSYDVDLGDGDDTIKLDADSNAYAGIHGGAGNDVLKGNAAPTFHGDAGDDKIDGGGGVMGFGAYGGDGNDTITNCVQECYGDAGNDTITGGSGDNVLHGGTGKDIVRGGKGADVIYGDQDDDTLYGEDGNDTIYGNSGNDVLWGGQGTDTLSGGPGSNEVHQD, encoded by the coding sequence ATGCGCATGTACCGGACCATGGCCGCTACGGCCACCCTCGCTCTCGCCCTGGGGGGAGCCGCTCTCGCGGCGCCTGCCGCCCAGGCGGCCGCGACGACCTCGGGCTCCCTCGTCCACGAAGACGGTGAGCTCTGGTACAAGGCCGCCGCGGGACAGAAGAACAACCTGTCGGTCTCCGAGCAGATCGTCAGCCGTGGGGAATTCGAGGACTATTACGTCCTGACCTTCCGCGACAACGGTGACATCACCATCGATGCGGAAGCGGCGAACTGGGACGAGTGCACCTACCCGACCGCGAGCGACCACTCCGTCGCCCAGTGCGCGGTGGAAATCCCGCAGAACTCCGACGACTCGGATAGCTACGACGTCGACCTCGGTGACGGCGACGACACCATCAAGCTCGATGCCGATAGCAATGCCTACGCCGGAATTCACGGTGGCGCCGGCAACGATGTCCTCAAGGGCAACGCGGCGCCGACGTTCCACGGCGACGCCGGCGACGACAAGATCGACGGCGGCGGCGGTGTCATGGGCTTCGGTGCCTACGGCGGCGACGGCAACGACACCATCACCAACTGCGTGCAGGAATGCTACGGCGACGCCGGCAACGACACCATCACCGGCGGCTCCGGGGACAACGTCCTGCACGGGGGCACCGGCAAGGACATCGTGCGCGGCGGCAAGGGCGCCGACGTCATCTACGGCGACCAGGACGACGACACGCTGTATGGCGAGGACGGCAACGACACGATCTACGGCAACAGCGGCAACGACGTGCTGTGGGGCGGCCAGGGCACTGACACCCTCTCCGGTGGCCCGGGCAGCAACGAGGTCCACCAGGACTAG
- a CDS encoding substrate-binding domain-containing protein, giving the protein MHPTRKAALTAIALLAVATAGCEPGAASTSSHRSSAEPGCPTALTRAEQAVKKAEAADAPWKGPTTGPEAAGHGKSIVFIAHDLSNPGPAGVAQGIQEAAGLLRWSARTLNGQGTPAGYRAAFKKALALKPDGIAIAGFDTGSVADEVKQAKAAGIPVLGWHAAPTPGPDGDPALFSNVTTRVEDVAKISADWIIARSGGRAGVVLFTDATVPFAKRKSDLIKKELATCSDVKLLSYQNMPIPEVNKRAIGEVRSLLSRYGDKWTYSAAINDLYFRHTAAALRAAGKDGAGAPFNIGAGDGDPSAFQRVNGERFQAATVPEPLTEQGWQIVDEFNRAFADKPASGYVPAVHISTAANSGGALSWDSEGYRQAYRKIWGK; this is encoded by the coding sequence GTGCACCCCACCCGCAAGGCGGCCCTGACGGCCATCGCGCTGCTGGCCGTGGCCACCGCCGGCTGCGAGCCCGGCGCCGCCTCCACCTCGTCCCACCGGAGCTCCGCCGAGCCCGGCTGCCCGACCGCCCTCACCAGAGCCGAACAAGCCGTCAAGAAGGCGGAGGCCGCCGACGCCCCCTGGAAGGGCCCCACCACCGGGCCCGAGGCGGCCGGTCACGGCAAGAGCATCGTCTTCATCGCCCATGACCTCTCCAACCCCGGGCCCGCCGGGGTCGCCCAGGGCATCCAGGAAGCCGCCGGCCTCCTGCGGTGGAGCGCCCGCACCCTCAACGGCCAGGGCACGCCGGCCGGTTACCGGGCCGCCTTCAAGAAGGCTCTGGCCCTGAAGCCGGACGGCATCGCCATCGCCGGTTTCGACACCGGCAGCGTCGCCGACGAGGTCAAGCAGGCCAAGGCGGCGGGCATTCCGGTGCTCGGCTGGCACGCCGCCCCGACCCCCGGCCCCGACGGGGACCCCGCGCTGTTCAGCAACGTGACCACCCGGGTCGAGGACGTGGCGAAGATCAGCGCCGACTGGATCATCGCCCGCTCGGGCGGCCGCGCGGGGGTGGTGCTCTTCACCGACGCCACGGTCCCCTTCGCCAAGCGCAAGTCGGACCTGATCAAGAAGGAGCTGGCCACCTGCTCCGACGTCAAGCTGCTGAGCTACCAGAACATGCCGATACCCGAGGTCAACAAGCGCGCCATCGGGGAGGTCCGCTCCCTGCTCTCCCGCTACGGGGACAAGTGGACCTACTCGGCCGCCATCAACGACCTGTACTTCCGGCACACCGCCGCCGCCCTGCGCGCCGCGGGCAAGGACGGGGCGGGCGCACCGTTCAACATCGGCGCGGGGGACGGCGATCCGTCGGCCTTCCAGCGTGTCAACGGGGAGCGGTTCCAGGCCGCCACGGTGCCCGAGCCCCTCACCGAACAGGGCTGGCAGATCGTCGACGAGTTCAACCGCGCCTTCGCGGACAAGCCCGCCAGCGGATACGTCCCCGCGGTGCACATCAGCACCGCCGCCAACAGCGGCGGGGCGCTGTCCTGGGACTCCGAGGGCTATCGGCAGGCGTACCGCAAGATCTGGGGCAAGTAA
- a CDS encoding sensor histidine kinase yields the protein MSVDTADPPLEQEPSGHAPQRPRPRRRTEAPGALLDRWPFRRKLNVLVIVPLAVVGVLLGVGVNGQVQQARDADRIAERVRDSGQVARLMNGVQAEHREALLLAVEQEPVRSGATLPSTVDYRRAQRATDEQAAAVRSAFGSDLPKDEARALDYIQRLSVLRDKVERGSVPAAGIDPAYAAAVGYLIDGIGLDHFSESSSSSVIDLVDAVLRADAAHAAFEGGVFSAQTRDANGLTEYTRAVGAHRVYEEQSERFARIADPDQVLRLDGIERNSEANGIDDRFAELQIDPGSLQDQSPRQLRTEMAAISRQAEARLEIARSLTGQIAHRADGLSRDALHKALALLALALLGFAAWLAFSFLVRRSVVRPLAALTGAAHQVVEVAGEELAKVEDEDDDATDSTPLRPRPIPVPVRDEIGDLAEAFNQVQVAAAALLERQVLSRRNVGEMFGNVGRRVSNLTTRQLSLIDAVERQETAPDILERLYRIDHIAVRLQRNADSLMLLAGIRETELDARPTTLADVIRAALGQIEGYQRVSLRSETEVTVAPDISGDLTLMLAELLENAVAFSPSDTSVEVVVRPGTDVSADGGALIEVIDHGLGLAGERLDEENARLVRRERLDLVPTKVLGLFVVGSLARRWGIRVTLSRTPGGGVTGSVWVPSALLVARGAELATGSGSGSVTAPGSGSGSGSGSAGAGREPEPGPTATLPAATSPAATPAPERRPAAPATESGLPRRVPAASRTNAESARTAQETTKAATKPNVANEPTTGNEPSTGNERSAADEPHATPAASASAPASRPLRRRVRGATLDKTTPPADRAIPAVRRPADADAVRSELDEFEAAVRRAEQDSATGSQAEATPSTHQRPRKESGSDHADR from the coding sequence GTGTCTGTGGACACGGCGGACCCGCCACTCGAACAGGAGCCGTCCGGGCACGCGCCACAGCGTCCTCGGCCCCGTCGCAGGACCGAAGCGCCCGGTGCGCTCCTGGACCGCTGGCCGTTCCGGCGGAAGCTCAACGTCCTGGTGATCGTGCCCCTGGCGGTCGTCGGCGTGCTCCTCGGCGTCGGCGTGAACGGCCAGGTGCAGCAGGCCCGCGACGCCGACCGGATCGCCGAGCGGGTGCGCGACAGCGGCCAGGTCGCCCGGCTGATGAATGGCGTACAGGCCGAGCACCGGGAGGCGCTCCTGCTGGCCGTCGAGCAGGAGCCGGTCCGCTCCGGGGCCACCCTGCCCTCGACCGTCGACTACCGCCGGGCGCAGCGGGCCACCGATGAGCAGGCCGCCGCCGTGCGGTCCGCGTTCGGATCGGACCTGCCGAAGGACGAGGCGCGGGCCCTCGACTACATCCAGCGCCTGAGCGTGCTGCGGGACAAGGTCGAACGGGGTTCGGTGCCCGCCGCCGGTATCGACCCCGCGTACGCCGCCGCCGTCGGCTATCTCATCGACGGCATCGGACTCGACCACTTCTCCGAGAGCTCCTCGTCCTCCGTCATCGACCTGGTCGACGCCGTGCTGCGCGCCGACGCGGCCCACGCGGCCTTCGAGGGCGGGGTGTTCTCCGCCCAGACCCGGGACGCCAACGGCCTCACCGAGTACACCCGCGCGGTCGGCGCCCACCGGGTCTACGAGGAGCAGTCGGAACGTTTCGCCAGAATCGCCGACCCCGACCAGGTCCTGCGCCTCGACGGCATCGAGCGGAACTCCGAGGCGAACGGCATCGACGACCGGTTCGCGGAGCTCCAGATCGACCCCGGCTCCTTGCAGGACCAGTCGCCGCGGCAGCTGCGCACGGAGATGGCCGCGATCTCGCGGCAGGCAGAGGCCCGCCTCGAGATCGCCCGCTCGCTGACCGGCCAGATCGCCCACCGCGCCGACGGCCTCTCCCGGGACGCCCTGCACAAGGCGCTGGCGCTGCTCGCCCTCGCCCTCCTCGGCTTCGCCGCCTGGCTGGCCTTCTCCTTCCTGGTCCGGCGCTCCGTCGTACGCCCCCTCGCGGCGCTCACCGGCGCCGCCCACCAGGTGGTCGAGGTGGCGGGTGAGGAACTCGCCAAGGTCGAGGACGAGGACGACGACGCGACCGACAGCACCCCGCTGCGGCCCCGCCCGATCCCCGTCCCGGTGCGCGACGAGATCGGCGATCTGGCCGAGGCGTTCAACCAGGTGCAGGTCGCCGCCGCGGCGCTGCTGGAGCGGCAGGTGCTCAGCCGCCGCAACGTCGGCGAGATGTTCGGCAACGTCGGCCGCCGGGTCAGCAACCTCACCACCCGCCAGCTCAGCCTGATCGACGCCGTCGAACGCCAGGAGACCGCCCCCGACATCCTGGAGCGGCTCTACCGCATCGACCACATCGCCGTACGCCTCCAGCGCAACGCCGACAGCCTGATGCTGCTCGCCGGAATCCGGGAGACCGAACTCGACGCCCGGCCGACCACCCTGGCCGATGTCATCCGGGCGGCGCTCGGCCAGATCGAGGGGTACCAGCGGGTGTCCCTGCGGTCCGAGACCGAGGTCACCGTCGCACCCGACATCAGCGGCGACCTCACGCTGATGCTCGCCGAACTGCTGGAGAACGCGGTCGCGTTCTCCCCCTCCGACACCTCCGTCGAGGTCGTCGTCCGGCCCGGCACCGACGTCAGCGCGGACGGCGGGGCGCTGATCGAGGTCATCGACCACGGCCTCGGCCTGGCCGGGGAACGCCTCGACGAGGAGAACGCCCGCCTGGTGCGCCGCGAGCGACTCGACCTCGTACCGACCAAGGTGCTCGGCCTCTTCGTGGTCGGCAGCCTGGCCCGCCGCTGGGGCATCCGGGTCACCCTGAGCCGTACGCCGGGCGGCGGGGTCACGGGCAGTGTCTGGGTCCCGTCGGCGCTGCTGGTGGCGCGGGGGGCGGAGTTGGCTACGGGGTCGGGGTCAGGGTCGGTTACGGCACCTGGGTCAGGGTCAGGGTCGGGGTCGGGGTCGGCGGGGGCCGGGCGGGAGCCCGAACCCGGGCCCACCGCCACGCTTCCGGCCGCCACGTCTCCCGCCGCCACGCCTGCGCCCGAGCGGCGCCCGGCGGCGCCCGCGACGGAGTCCGGTCTGCCACGGCGCGTCCCGGCGGCGTCCCGTACGAACGCGGAGTCGGCTCGCACCGCGCAGGAAACAACGAAGGCAGCGACCAAGCCGAACGTCGCGAACGAGCCGACCACCGGGAACGAGCCGTCCACCGGGAACGAGCGGTCTGCCGCGGACGAGCCGCACGCCACTCCGGCCGCGTCCGCCTCCGCCCCCGCATCCCGCCCGCTGCGCCGCCGCGTCCGGGGCGCGACCCTCGACAAGACCACGCCACCGGCCGACCGGGCGATCCCGGCCGTGCGCCGGCCCGCCGACGCCGACGCGGTCCGTTCCGAACTCGACGAGTTCGAGGCCGCCGTACGCAGGGCGGAGCAGGACAGCGCCACCGGCTCCCAGGCCGAAGCCACACCATCGACACATCAGCGCCCCCGGAAGGAGTCGGGAAGTGACCACGCCGACAGATAA
- a CDS encoding roadblock/LC7 domain-containing protein produces MTTPTDKSGSAERETTDLRAAAADFTWLLDRFATETAGVVDAIAVSSDGLLIAVSQLREQSDSERLAAIVSGVTSLAAGASGNYGLGDLNKVIIDLEGGHVLVSSIGCGAVLGVVTTKEAKLGNIAYEMTLFANRAGAALTPQLVMELKKSAGSVG; encoded by the coding sequence GTGACCACGCCGACAGATAAGAGCGGTTCCGCTGAGCGGGAGACCACCGATCTGCGAGCCGCCGCGGCCGACTTCACCTGGCTGCTCGACCGGTTCGCCACCGAGACCGCCGGTGTCGTCGACGCCATCGCGGTGTCCTCCGACGGTCTGCTGATCGCCGTCTCCCAACTGCGCGAACAGTCCGACTCCGAGCGGCTCGCCGCGATCGTCTCCGGTGTCACCAGCCTCGCCGCCGGTGCCTCCGGCAACTACGGCCTCGGCGACCTCAACAAGGTCATCATCGATCTGGAGGGCGGCCATGTGCTGGTGTCGTCCATCGGCTGCGGTGCCGTGCTCGGTGTGGTGACCACGAAGGAGGCGAAGCTCGGGAACATCGCGTACGAGATGACCCTCTTCGCCAACCGGGCCGGGGCCGCGCTCACCCCGCAGCTCGTCATGGAGCTGAAGAAGAGCGCCGGGTCCGTCGGCTGA
- a CDS encoding DUF742 domain-containing protein yields MGRASAIRPFLLTAGRVAGSGTGPPLPVETQIVTTPDGLSALRSLTFERRDIVAACRRPQSVAELAARLHLHLNVVRVLAEDLRAAGHLAVHVPNAGTVQDISVLRRVIDGLRAVPDSRGSLRDSS; encoded by the coding sequence ATTGGCCGCGCCTCCGCCATCCGGCCGTTCCTGCTGACCGCAGGTCGGGTGGCCGGGAGCGGCACCGGGCCGCCGCTCCCCGTCGAGACCCAGATCGTGACGACGCCGGACGGGCTGTCCGCCCTGCGGTCGCTCACCTTCGAACGCCGCGACATCGTCGCCGCCTGCCGGCGTCCCCAGTCGGTGGCGGAGCTGGCCGCCCGGCTGCATCTGCATCTCAACGTGGTCCGGGTCCTCGCGGAGGACCTGCGCGCCGCAGGACATCTGGCGGTCCACGTCCCGAATGCCGGGACCGTCCAGGACATCTCCGTACTGCGAAGGGTTATCGATGGTCTCCGTGCCGTCCCCGACTCACGGGGCTCACTCCGCGACAGCAGTTGA
- a CDS encoding GTP-binding protein, with protein sequence MVSVPSPTHGAHSATAVEPPLPVKLVIAGGFGVGKTTAVGAISEIRPLTTEALITEVAAGVDDLTHTPGKTTTTVAMDFGVITIDPKLKLYLFGTPGQDRFGFMWDDVVEGALGGLVIVDTRRLDDCYAAVDYFEHKDVPFAVAINAFDGDVQHDLDEVRWALDISEHVPLIVFDARETRSVRDALLVVLDVALSRAQSANPA encoded by the coding sequence ATGGTCTCCGTGCCGTCCCCGACTCACGGGGCTCACTCCGCGACAGCAGTTGAACCGCCACTGCCGGTCAAGCTGGTCATCGCCGGTGGCTTCGGGGTCGGCAAGACCACGGCCGTGGGGGCGATCTCCGAGATCCGGCCGCTGACCACGGAGGCGCTGATCACGGAGGTCGCCGCGGGCGTGGACGACCTCACCCACACCCCCGGCAAGACCACCACCACGGTCGCCATGGACTTCGGCGTCATCACGATCGACCCGAAGCTGAAGCTCTACCTGTTCGGCACGCCGGGCCAGGACCGTTTCGGTTTCATGTGGGACGACGTGGTCGAGGGCGCACTCGGCGGTCTGGTGATCGTGGACACCCGTCGCCTGGACGACTGCTACGCGGCGGTGGACTACTTCGAGCACAAGGACGTCCCGTTCGCCGTCGCCATCAACGCCTTCGACGGCGACGTCCAGCACGATCTGGACGAGGTCCGCTGGGCCCTGGACATCTCCGAGCACGTCCCTCTGATCGTCTTCGACGCCCGCGAGACGCGCTCGGTCCGCGACGCCCTCCTGGTCGTCCTCGACGTGGCCCTCTCCCGCGCCCAATCCGCCAATCCGGCCTGA